The following are encoded together in the Flavobacterium haoranii genome:
- a CDS encoding septal ring lytic transglycosylase RlpA family protein, whose protein sequence is MKKIKRILGYLIAVFILASSFIAMPRSSDCNKATFLDSIKNDSVRVDSVAYYSLKLYKNNVHASYYHNKFNGRKTASGEKFDNSKYTAAHRKFKFGTKLLITNPKNNKSVVVTVNDRGPFVRGREIDLSKKAFMEISHNTSRGFIDVNIEVIEE, encoded by the coding sequence TTGCAGTATTTATATTAGCAAGTAGTTTTATTGCAATGCCGCGTTCTAGCGATTGTAATAAAGCTACTTTTCTAGATTCTATAAAAAACGATTCAGTTCGAGTAGATTCTGTTGCCTATTATTCTTTAAAACTTTATAAGAATAATGTCCATGCTTCTTATTATCACAATAAATTTAATGGACGAAAAACTGCCAGTGGTGAAAAATTCGACAATTCTAAATATACTGCGGCACACCGAAAGTTTAAATTTGGAACCAAATTACTTATTACAAACCCTAAAAATAATAAGTCTGTTGTTGTAACAGTAAACGATAGAGGTCCTTTTGTAAGAGGTCGAGAAATCGATTTGTCCAAAAAAGCCTTCATGGAAATTTCTCACAACACATCAAGAGGTTTTATTGATGTTAATATTGAAGTTATCGAAGAATAA
- a CDS encoding GbsR/MarR family transcriptional regulator, whose protein sequence is MLNKEKEKEKEEVIELFGVHFEKHHNMSPLAARIFATIILNNREKDLTFEELVNITGASKSSVSTNINLLLDTNKITYYTVCGERKKFFKPASLSERIKNHLQIVKSEQNIIKRIKAYETKYNLKALDEKDQKVVELYREYVNDFENLINDLILKIEDLETK, encoded by the coding sequence ATGTTAAATAAGGAAAAAGAAAAAGAAAAGGAAGAGGTTATTGAGTTATTTGGAGTTCATTTTGAAAAACATCATAATATGTCTCCATTAGCTGCTAGAATTTTTGCAACAATCATTTTAAATAATAGAGAAAAGGACTTAACTTTTGAAGAACTAGTTAATATTACGGGTGCAAGTAAAAGTTCCGTTTCTACAAATATTAATTTATTACTTGACACTAATAAAATAACTTATTACACAGTTTGTGGTGAGAGAAAAAAGTTTTTTAAACCGGCAAGTTTATCCGAACGCATCAAAAACCATCTACAAATAGTAAAATCTGAACAAAATATAATAAAAAGAATTAAAGCTTATGAAACAAAATATAATTTAAAAGCACTTGATGAAAAAGATCAAAAAGTTGTGGAATTATACCGTGAATATGTTAATGATTTTGAAAACCTAATAAACGATTTAATACTTAAAATAGAAGATTTAGAAACTAAATAA
- a CDS encoding efflux RND transporter periplasmic adaptor subunit, which translates to MKKRFLTVVFASVVLFSCKNDQQQTAKPVGSYKVVPLEKTSTTLLAEYPTTLEGVVDIEIRPKVDGYIEKIFVDEGQEVKKGQVLFKLETQTATQDAAAAKARVDAAQVEVTRLIPLVERNIISDVQLQTAKANLASAKSTYQSIIAQINYATITSPVNGIIGTIPYRLGSYVNSQTAQPLTRVSDISTMYAYFSLNEKDQLDLLMSAEGKSFKDKIAQMPAVNLVLSNEKVYNQTGKIETFSGQANTQTGSFNVRASFPNSEKILRSGNTGMVQIPTNLKDVIVIPQKATMEMQDKRLAFVVDKENKVKAVPIKVREVPGGSFYVVDEGLAINDQLIIEGVGILTEGTEIKPVPTKYEEILNPKK; encoded by the coding sequence ATGAAAAAGAGATTTTTAACAGTTGTTTTTGCCTCAGTGGTATTGTTTTCTTGTAAAAACGATCAGCAACAAACAGCGAAACCTGTGGGAAGTTATAAGGTAGTGCCTCTTGAGAAAACGAGTACTACTTTACTTGCCGAATATCCAACCACTTTGGAAGGGGTTGTCGATATTGAAATTCGTCCAAAAGTCGACGGCTATATTGAAAAAATATTTGTTGATGAAGGACAAGAGGTTAAAAAAGGACAAGTTTTATTCAAATTAGAAACGCAAACTGCAACTCAAGACGCTGCTGCTGCAAAAGCTCGTGTAGATGCCGCTCAAGTTGAAGTGACTAGGTTGATTCCTTTAGTTGAAAGAAACATTATAAGCGATGTACAGTTACAAACTGCTAAAGCAAATTTAGCGAGTGCTAAAAGTACTTATCAAAGTATAATTGCCCAAATTAATTACGCTACTATTACAAGTCCAGTAAACGGAATTATAGGAACAATCCCTTATCGTTTAGGAAGCTATGTAAATAGCCAAACTGCACAGCCACTAACAAGAGTGTCAGATATTTCAACAATGTATGCTTATTTTTCTTTAAACGAAAAAGATCAATTAGATTTATTAATGAGTGCTGAAGGAAAATCTTTCAAAGATAAAATTGCTCAAATGCCTGCTGTAAATTTAGTTTTAAGTAATGAAAAGGTTTACAATCAAACAGGTAAGATAGAAACATTTAGTGGTCAAGCAAATACACAAACGGGTTCGTTTAATGTAAGAGCAAGTTTTCCTAATTCAGAAAAGATATTACGCTCTGGAAATACAGGAATGGTACAAATACCAACAAATTTAAAAGATGTAATTGTTATCCCTCAAAAAGCGACTATGGAAATGCAAGATAAACGTTTAGCATTTGTAGTGGATAAAGAAAATAAAGTAAAAGCGGTGCCAATTAAAGTTCGTGAAGTTCCAGGAGGTTCTTTTTATGTTGTAGATGAAGGTTTAGCAATTAATGATCAATTAATCATTGAAGGGGTAGGTATTTTAACGGAAGGAACAGAAATTAAGCCAGTTCCCACTAAATATGAGGAAATCTTAAATCCCAAAAAATAA